A genomic segment from Castor canadensis chromosome 1, mCasCan1.hap1v2, whole genome shotgun sequence encodes:
- the LOC109687505 gene encoding trace amine-associated receptor 4, producing MNSPDLWNPPEVQYCFALVNNSCPKKERSVLTVVTLYMIMTSVIVMTMLGNMVVIISIAHFKQLHSPTNLLILSMATTDFLLSCVVMPFSMIRSIESCWYFGDLFCKVHSCCDIMLCTTSIFHLCFISVDRYYAVCDPLHYVTKITISVIEVFLLVSWSIPIFFAFGLVFPELNIIGAEDFVAAVDCTGLCVLIFNKLWGVLASFIAFFLPGTVMVGIYIHIFTIARKHAKQIGIGPKMKQAGSESKMKTTSKKESKATKTLSIVMGVFVLCWLPFFVLTITDPFINFSAPEDLYNIFLWLGYFNSTFNPIIYGMFYPWFRRALRMLVTGMIFRPDSSTLSLFSSHP from the coding sequence ATGAACTCACCTGACCTTTGGAATCCTCCAGAAGTACAATACTGCTTTGCTCTAGTTAACAATTcatgtcccaaaaaagaaaggtctGTGCTGACTGTCGTCACCTTGTACATGATCATGACCAGTGTGATAGTGATGACAATGCTGGGCAACATGGTTGTGATCATTTCCATCGCCCACTTCAAGCAGCTCCACTCCCCAACTAACCTCTTGATCCTCTCCATGGCCACCACAGACTTCTTGCTGAGCTGTGTGGTCATGCCCTTCAGTATGATCAGGTCCATTGAGTCCTGCTGGTATTTTGGAGACCTCTTTTGCAAAGTGCACAGCTGCTGTGACATCATGCTCTGCACCACCTCTATTTTTCACCTCTGCTTCATCTCAGTTGACCGCTACTATGCTGTTTGTGACCCTTTGCACTATGTCACCAAAATTACCATCTCTGTCATAGAGGTCTTCCTACTGGTCAGTTGGTCCATTCCCATCTTTTTTGCATTTGGCCTGGTATTCCCAGAATTAAACATAATTGGTGCAGAAGATTTTGTTGCAGCCGTTGACTGTACAGGTTTGTGTGTGTTGATATTTAACAAACTCTGGGGGGTGCTAGCCTCCTTTATAGCTTTCTTTTTACCTGGGACAGTTATGGTGGGGATTTACATACACattttcacaatagccaggaaGCATGCTAAGCAAATTGGTATAGGTCCTAAGATGAAACAGGCTGGCTCAGAAAGCAAAATGAAGACAAcatccaaaaaagaaagcaaggccACTAAAACTTTAAGCATAGTCATGGGAGTATTTGTATTGTGTTGGCTGCCCTTTTTTGTCCTGACAATCACAGAccctttcattaatttttcagcCCCTGAAGATTTGTATAATATCTTCCTCTGGCTGGGATATTTCAATTCCACTTTCAACCCCATCATATATGGCATGTTTTATCCTTGGTTTCGCAGGGCATTAAGGATGCTAGTCACAGGAATGATCTTTCGCCCTGATTCTTCCACCTTAAGCCTGTTTTCTTCACACCCTTAG